One window from the genome of Gambusia affinis linkage group LG14, SWU_Gaff_1.0, whole genome shotgun sequence encodes:
- the dbpa gene encoding D site albumin promoter binding protein a → MSRPLTQLLPPDLPAGATSPQFGASNPAGSGPQGGHLTSMTNLKSLLQLPIKADQRVTKDCCEMKDKDKPQDSDEDSLGINNGGPGGTGGTPGSGPLRPNSQSAFLGPLLWERTLPCDGGLFQLQYMDLEEFLTENGMGMHSNGPSSTSAQIPSQSSQSAVPNQSSQCPPTSPPPCSSSSSSSMSSSSSSSSLLGLETVQPQAPLPPPQQQQGMMGGPELLNGEQSVPQDPSPTSTCPPAPPGPPAGANGSSDIMMNFDPDPADLALSSVPGQEAFDPRRHRFSDDELKPQPMIKKARKMLVPDEQKDEKYWSRRLKNNEAAKRSRDARRLKENQISVRAAFLERENATLRQEVADMRKELGRCRNIINKYESRHGDL, encoded by the exons ATGTCAAGGCCTCTCACGCAGCTCCTGCCGCCGGATCTCCCTGCAGGGGCCACCAGCCCGCAGTTTGGGGCCAGCAACCCGGCTGGAAGTGGCCCCCAAGGCGGACACCTGACCTCCATGACCAACCTGAAGTCTCTGCTACAGCTGCCAATCAAGGCCGACCAGAGGGTCACCAAGGACTGCTGCGAGATGAAGG aCAAAGACAAGCCGCAGGACTCTGATGAAGACTCACTGGGCATCAACAACGGAGGCCCCGGCGGGACAGGAGGGACCCCAGGATCCGGTCCGCTGCGACCCAACTCCCAGTCGGCCTTCCTGGGGCCACTGCTGTGGGAAAGGACCCTTCCATGCGACGGAGGCCTCTTCCAGCTGCAGTACATGGATCTGGAGGAATTCCTGACTGAGAATGGGATGGGCATGCACAGTAACGGGCCCAGCTCAACCAGCGCCCAAATACCCTCCCAG AGCTCCCAGTCTGCAGTGCCGAACCAAAGCTCCCAGTGTCCTCCCACATCTCCTCCACcttgctcctcctcctcttcctcctcaatgtcctcttcatcttcctcctcctcgctcCTCGGATTGGAGACCGTTCAGCCACAGGCGCCGCTGCCCCCACCTCAACAGCAGCAAGGCATGATGGGAGGTCCAGAGTTACTAAATG gtGAGCAGTCAGTGCCCCAGGACCCCTCACCCACTTCCACCTGCCCTCCAGCGCCACCTGGACCTCCGGCTGGTGCCAATGGCAGCAGCGACATCAtgatgaactttgaccctgACCCGGCAGACCTGGCGCTGTCCAGCGTGCCGGGGCAGGAGGCGTTTGACCCACGTCGGCATCGCTTCTCGGATGACGAGCTGAAGCCTCAGCCGATGATCAAAAAGGCTCGCAAGATGCTCGTCCCAGACGAACAGAAG GATGAGAAGTACTGGAGCCGGCGTTTAAAAAACAACGAGGCGGCCAAACGCTCGCGAGACGCACGGCGACTGAAGGAGAACCAGATCTCGGTGCGCGCCGCCTTCCTGGAGCGGGAAAACGCCACCCTCCGACAGGAAGTGGCCGACATGAGAAAGGAGCTAGGCCGCTGCAGGAACATCATCAACAAGTACGAGAGTCGGCACGGAGACTTGTGA
- the LOC122843513 gene encoding uncharacterized protein LOC122843513, with protein sequence MFQFSKYPMDILEMLSGHQAHQFKGLGLERQLSHQQQVQLQHQQQLQQQHQPSADTSGSLLSGLGLGSLQSSRSNAFADSSSLFAKMSAPPPSISHQSQSSSSSHSSRKSSKISSSSSSGSGSSSSGYPQFLRPFHPAEAALAQEQLHSGMGRFDFTGSSSGGAAGVIGVTPAPPPPPLHPGLSVPQPSPGPSSSSPSPSTSASASNNPSGSTAVPLVGQSDPRSLHQQFSCMLAANQYFLSGVPTNSSLEQFLVQQGTHNHLSLGLGQGVTESNSALAPPPALHSSHSHTAPQTQQQQQQLTPHALSHPHSHTHHPHPLHPAPQPAPLSGFDFQSIPVLSSNQIASLMQQEAGLPLPLPLHLSLSKEDATKSGDNSSASASSGGSRRKKAMAGYLPQRKAESSSHSQSSHSHTSSSVTTCHNNSSSGHTQSSSSGLVGGGSGGVGLSGIGSETQHSSLLSSSSQQQSSSTVSSSSSASTSSSSTSVLVANGNQQLSKPQERHSSSSGQPEPEPLYHCGECGKTFTHLSSLRRHLRSHGLTPESQSRKSDCNSPSPERIFCCGECGKRFKKRGHLIQHSVTHSENRPFVCSICQKSFNRRESLTRHEKIHDEKPFRCPACGRCFRESTSLLNHAASGACGKPPRSSKNRSSGGGNTTSNPSSSKMGNSAESGVGISTDGAGITDDKYATDYSRNRYQNQAPYNSGVGDYRRPQSSTLYSSDNTLGNEMTSQTLRKAPLAPTLHPHPQSQQQHHHHQQQQPHLPLSSLLDDSEDEVTSSAMSAIAAAAAASCDINSESREGERRDIIGGLLGGLGFGNMGGPSSTSLNGSTMPLTHPSLPHTKPRRPRKPREKRDPNTIVRRRRSPAPPGDGSERPYGCQICGKRFRRAETLRRHNRVHTGEKPHACEVCGKMFREPFHLTKHLTVHSGQKNYKCNLCGKLFAYAQSLVRHGKLHRKGEIDNTGRRIKGGAAAAAISQVANSGNSDYFSSCSQEEKSPTSGTPSQRLYTCTVCWKSFRHYFHLTAHQQTVHGGGVGLEKSFRCEVCGKAFAYSNSLVRHKLSQHGIDRNGQRVNQSQPSGYSPLFFDSGSGSNYAGSSHIPQGVAEQQQPQQQQQQQQQQQQQQQQQQQQQQQQQQQQQQQQQQQPQQQQQQPQQQLQHPFHYRSKNFQKRHGQTRKHRKKKRRIVIHSIMRDGKLVGVPLSKDTRKKLMILRRKKGRLQAHINRKKLLAQLRMKGGVMKVKSWCGGAVRVTGLTSMDVPFKRFPCPICPSATYAKQGSLLVHHAVRHPPRNSGRHARLRCQVCGRRTTSLHKALKHRSRHLKQAAFQCHKCQHRFWNPCLLARHRFSCRGASSGSVAGDWDLTRMRSVSVSDHSPVPLTVLGLAQPERSTVLTEYSQ encoded by the coding sequence ATGTTTCAGTTCAGCAAGTACCCCATGGACATCTTAGAGATGCTAAGTGGACACCAAGCCCACCAGTTTAAAGGGCTTGGGTTGGAACGACAACTGAGCCACCAACAACAAGTCCAactgcagcatcagcagcagctccagcagcagcaccaacCCTCTGCTGATACCTCTGGAAGTCTGCTGTCCGGTCTTGGGCTGGGATCCCTCCAGAGCTCTCGAAGCAATGCCTTCGCTGACTCCTCATCGTTATTCGCCAAAATGAGCGCCCCTCCTCCATCTATTTCCCACCAAAGCCAGTCATCCTCATCGTCCCACAGCTCCAGGAAGTCCAGTAAGATTAGCAGCAGTAGCAGTAGTGGCAGTGGGAGTTCCTCATCTGGATATCCCCAGTTTCTGCGGCCTTTTCATCCAGCTGAGGCGGCTCTTGCTCAGGAGCAGCTCCACTCTGGAATGGGGCGTTTTGACTTCACTGGAAGCAGCAGTGGAGGGGCTGCTGGAGTTATTGGGGTCACGCCtgcaccacctcctcctccgcTGCATCCGGGTCTTTCTGTACCTCAACCCTCACCCGGTCCGTCTTCATCTTCACCTTCTCCCTCCACCTCAGCTTCAGCTTCTAATAACCCCTCTGGCAGTACTGCGGTCCCCCTGGTTGGCCAGTCTGATCCCCGCAGCCTCCACCAACAGTTCAGCTGCATGCTTGCTGCCAATCAGTACTTTCTGTCTGGTGTCCCAACAAATAGCAGTCTTGAGCAGTTCCTCGTCCAGCAGGGAACTCACAACCACCTTAGTTTAGGTCTTGGCCAGGGGGTGACTGAATCCAACTCAGCCCTGGCCCCTCCTCCTGCCCTTCACTCCTCTCACAGCCACACTGCTCCCCAGAcccaacaacagcaacaacagctgACCCCTCATGCCTTATCTCATCCACACAGCCACACTCACCACCCGCACCCTCTCCACCCAGCCCCTCAGCCTGCCCCACTGAGTGGCTTTGATTTCCAAAGCATTCCAGTACTTTCCTCAAACCAGATAGCATCATTAATGCAGCAGGAGGCGGGCCTTCCCCTCCCCCTGCCCTTGCACCTGTCTCTATCTAAAGAAGATGCAACAAAATCAGGAGACAACTCGTCTGCATCTGCTTCAAGTGGGGGTAGCAGGAGGAAGAAGGCAATGGCAGGTTATCTGCCCCAGAGAAAAGCTGAAAGTAGCAGCCACAGTCAGAGCAGTCACAGCCACACCAGCAGCAGTGTAACTACTTGCCATAACAACAGCTCAAGTGGGCACACTCAGAGCTCCTCTTCAGGCCTTGTGGGAGGGGGATCCGGGGGTGTTGGGCTAAGTGGCATTGGAAGTGAGACACAGCACTCCTCTCTCCTCTCGTCTTCCTCTCAGCAGCAGTCATCTTCCACTgtctcatcatcctcatcagcCTCCACATCCTCTAGCTCCACTTCTGTGCTTGTAGCCAATGGCAACCAACAATTGTCCAAACCACAAGAACGTCATAGCAGCTCGTCTGGGCAGCCTGAACCAGAACCCCTGTACCACTGTGGTGAATGTGGTAAAACCTTCACTCACCTTTCCAGCCTTCGAAGGCATCTCCGAAGTCATGGCTTGACACCAGAAAGCCAAAGTAGGAAGTCAGACTGTAACTCTCCAAGCCCAGAGCGGATATTCTGCTGTGGTGAGTGTGGGAAGAGGTTCAAAAAGAGAGGTCACCTTATCCAGCACAGTGTCACCCACTCAGAAAACCGTCCTTTTGTTTGCAGCATTTGCCAAAAGTCTTTTAACCGCCGGGAGTCACTGACAAGACACGAAAAGATTCATGATGAGAAGCCATTTCGTTGTCCAGCGTGCGGGCGTTGTTTCCGTGAGAGTACCTCTCTGCTCAACCACGCTGCTTCGGGTGCTTGTGGCAAACCTCCCCGCAGCTCAAAAAATCGGTCCAGCGGTGGGGGGAATACAACATCCAACCCAAGCAGCAGTAAAATGGGAAATAGTGCAGAGAGTGGGGTAGGAATTTCAACTGATGGAGCTGGCATAACAGATGACAAGTATGCAACAGATTATTCCAGAAATCGATACCAGAACCAGGCGCCTTACAATAGTGGGGTCGGCGATTACAGGCGTCCACAGTCTTCCACGCTCTATTCCTCAGACAATACATTAGGCAACGAAATGACTAGCCAAACTCTACGGAAAGCCCCTTTAGCTCCAACGCTTCATCCCCATCCtcagagccagcagcagcatcaccaccaccaacagcagcagcccCACCTTCCCTTGTCCTCCTTGTTGGATGATTCAGAGGATGAGGTCACTAGTAGTGCAATGTCAGccattgctgctgctgcagctgcctcTTGTGACATCAACTCAGAAAGTCGagaaggagaaaggagagaCATCATTGGAGGTCTGCTGGGAGGTTTGGGGTTTGGAAACATGGGCGGACCATCATCAACTAGCCTAAACGGTTCCACCATGCCTTTGACTCACCCCAGCCTACCCCACACAAAGCCCCGGAGGCCTCGAAAGCCCAGAGAAAAAAGGGATCCAAATACAattgtgaggaggaggaggagtccaGCACCTCCAGGGGACGGCTCAGAGAGGCCATATGGCTGTCAGATCTGTGGCAAACGCTTTAGAAGGGCGGAGACACTGAGGCGCCACAACCGGGTTCACACGGGAGAGAAACCTCACGCCTGTGAAGTGTGTGGAAAAATGTTCCGAGAACCTTTTCACCTCACTAAGCATCTGACCGTACACTCTGGTCAAAAGAACTACAAATGCAACCTTTGTGGGAAGTTGTTTGCCTATGCACAGAGCCTTGTTCGGCATGGAAAGCTTCACAGAAAAGGGGAAATTGACAACACGGGTCGGAGAATAAAaggtggagctgctgctgctgcaatcAGTCAAGTTGCCAACTCTGGAAACTCAGATTACTTCTCATCATGCTCCCAAGAAGAGAAGTCTCCAACATCTGGCACTCCCTCTCAGCGGCTTTACACCTGTACAGTATGTTGGAAGTCTTTCCGACACTACTTCCACCTGACAGCACATCAACAGACTGTCCATGGTGGTGGGGTGGGCCTGGAGAAGTCCTTTCGCTGTGAAGTTTGTGGCAAAGCCTTTGCCTACTCCAACAGCCTGGTGCGGCACAAGTTGTCACAACATGGCATTGACCGCAACGGTCAACGTGTCAACCAGTCTCAACCCTCTGGATACTCTCCACTTTTCTTTGATTCCGGTTCAGGTTCCAACTATGCTGGATCATCCCACATCCCACAGGGAGTTGCTGAGCAGCAACAGccacaacaacagcagcagcagcaacaacaacaacagcagcagcagcaacaacagcagcagcaacaacagcagcagcaacaacagcagcagcaacaacagcagcagcaaccacaacaacagcagcaacaaccacaacaacagtTGCAGCACCCTTTTCACTACCGCTCAAAAAACTTCCAAAAGCGCCATGGACAGACAAGAAAGCATCGAAAGAAAAAACGGCGCATCGTAATCCACAGCATCATGAGAGACGGGAAGCTGGTGGGAGTCCCTTTGAGTAAAGACACTCGCAAGAAGTTGATGATTCTGAGGAGGAAAAAGGGAAGACTGCAGGCGCACATCAACAGGAAAAAGCTCTTGGCCCAGCTGAGGATGAAGGGGGGAGTGATGAAAGTAAAGTCATGGTGCGGGGGTGCGGTCAGAGTCACAGGGCTCACCTCTATGGATGTCCCCTTCAAGCGTTTTCCTTGTCCCATCTGCCCTAGTGCCACATACGCCAAACAGGGCTCCCTGCTGGTGCACCACGCCGTCAGACACCCACCGAGAAACTCAGGGCGTCACGCCCGCCTGCGGTGCCAGGTGTGTGGGCGACGCACCACTTCATTACACAAAGCCTTGAAACACAGGAGTCGCCATCTCAAGCAGGCTGCATTCCAGTGCCACAAATGCCAACATCGCTTCTGGAACCCATGTCTCCTGGCCCGCCACAGGTTCTCCTGCCGGGGGGCGAGCTCTGGCAGTGTTGCTGGAGACTGGGACCTGACAAGGATGAGATCAGTGTCAGTTAGTGACCACTCTCCAGTACCGCTGACAGTTCTGGGCCTGGCCCAGCCTGAGAGATCAACAGTTCTGACTGAGTACAGTCAGTAA